From a single Macrobrachium rosenbergii isolate ZJJX-2024 chromosome 59, ASM4041242v1, whole genome shotgun sequence genomic region:
- the LOC136837570 gene encoding splicing regulatory glutamine/lysine-rich protein 1-like, translated as MRKRSRIRIGLTTKWCSRDLLKEKKKHCDSSTERDLLKEKQRQDQWVRLQMVKQRPAEREKKQDQIGSTKMVKQRPAEREKKKQDQIGSKKCRDPERESWIGSTTKMVKQRPAEKEKEEDQDRLEGEAETSEREKEEDRISTTNGERPAEREKKLRDRSD; from the exons ATGAGAAAAAGAAGCAGGATCAGGATAGGGTTGACTACAAAATGGTGTAGCAGAGAcctgctgaaagagaaaaagaagcactGTGATAGTTCGACTGAAAGAGACCTGCTGAAAGAGAAACAGAGGCAAGATCAATGGGTTCGACTACAAATGGTGAAGCAGAGACCtgctgaaagagaaaagaagcaagATCAGATAGGTTCGACTAAAATGGTGAAGCAGAGAcctgctgaaagagaaaaaaagaagcaagatCAGATAGGTTCGAAAAAATG CAGAGACCCTGAAAGAGAAAGTTGGATAGGTTCGACTACAAAAATGGTGAAGCAGAGAcctgctgaaaaagaaaaagaagaagatcagGATAGGCTCGAAGGTGAAGCAGAGacctctgaaagagaaaaagaagaagataggaTTTCGACTACAAATGGTGAAAGACCtgctgaaagagaaaagaagcttAGGGATAGGTCTGACTAA